The nucleotide window GTCGGATCTGTCGAGAGGGCGATCGCATCATGTTGGGACAGAACGGCCCAGAATTCATCATTGAAGTAAACAAACCCCCCCAAGCAGCGACCCAGGCACCAGCAAAATCACCAGGGCCTACTTTGGGCCCCACTCTAAAGCATCCTCAGTCAGACTCTGTTAGTTTTACCCAGCTATTTCCGATTTTTTCAACCGGACGGGATCTAACTCAGAAAGCTTACTTGATTCCTGGCATCATCACAGTTGGATTCGTGGTGTTGATGTTTGCTACTGTAGGTGAGGCGAGAGTATTTAACCTGCTGCTGGCTTCTTACCTAGCTGCGGCGGCTTATTACTTTATATATCAACTTTGTGGAAAGCATAAGCCGTGGTGGATGCTACTAGCTTGTTCCTTGGCTACCATCCTAATTTTGCTCAGTCCCCTGCTACAAGTATTTATCATTATTTTTCGGAAAATTCTGCCAGGAAATCTCACAACAGATGTAGAGGCTTTAAGTTTTCCTATCTTACTCATCCGAATGTTTTTTGCAGCCGGGTTGATGGAGGAGTTGCTCAAAGCATTACCCGTCCTGGGGGCTTGTTGGCTGGGAGGGCGCTTACCATCCCCCTGGCGCGAACGAGTGGGCGTACTAGAACCACTGGATGGCATTTTACTGGGAACGGCTTCTGCGGTTGGATTTACCCTGTTGGAAACTTTAGGGCAATATGTGCCTCAAATTATCCAGGATGCGACTTTACAAGTAGGGGAAGGAGTAGCTGAGTTGGTAGGATTGCAGCTGCTAATTCCTCGAATTTTGGGTTCGGTGGCAGGACACATGGCCTATAGCGGCTATCTAGGCTATTTTATTGGGCTGAGTGTCCTCAAGCCCAGTCGCCGTTGGCAAATCATCAGCATTGGCTACCTCAGCGCGGCAGCACTCCATGCTTTGTGGAACGCAACTGGTATTATCAGTCCCTTGGTATTGGCATTAGTAGGCGTTTTGTCTTATGCCTTTTTGACAGCAGCAATTTTAAAAGCTAGGGCTCTTTCGCCGACGTGAAGCGCTAACGCCTTTGCTTTCCTAACGGAAAACGGAAGGAACTGAGTTTACCCTTCGTCCGTTGTTTCCAATTTAGCAAAGGCGTAGCGTGCGATCGCCAAACTCAACCTTGCTTGTTCCATCTTCGATAAGTCACAAAAAGGAACCGATCTCACCGTTAATAGCAACGAGTCGATCGCTTCCGATTCCGCTCCCCGCATGGTGTAGGCTAAAGGACGAGCCATCACCAGCAAGTCTTCTTCCCCCCAGCCTAAAGCCAGCTGCTGCACGCATTGTACCAAACGCTCTGCCAAACATAAATTAGTTGACATCAACTCTAGTGCAGTTTTAGCTAGAGCCTCTAGAGATACCTGCGGTATGCGACCCTCAAATTTT belongs to Argonema galeatum A003/A1 and includes:
- a CDS encoding PrsW family glutamic-type intramembrane protease; the encoded protein is MTGDLSEGFLRQLPSIGAAGAERRYSLDTTDEIAIGRDLNCQVVLDSNLYGMVSRRHTVISHITEFAGAPPSWLVCDLNSANGTYVNGQKLDGCRICREGDRIMLGQNGPEFIIEVNKPPQAATQAPAKSPGPTLGPTLKHPQSDSVSFTQLFPIFSTGRDLTQKAYLIPGIITVGFVVLMFATVGEARVFNLLLASYLAAAAYYFIYQLCGKHKPWWMLLACSLATILILLSPLLQVFIIIFRKILPGNLTTDVEALSFPILLIRMFFAAGLMEELLKALPVLGACWLGGRLPSPWRERVGVLEPLDGILLGTASAVGFTLLETLGQYVPQIIQDATLQVGEGVAELVGLQLLIPRILGSVAGHMAYSGYLGYFIGLSVLKPSRRWQIISIGYLSAAALHALWNATGIISPLVLALVGVLSYAFLTAAILKARALSPT